One genomic window of Gracilinema caldarium DSM 7334 includes the following:
- the mmsB gene encoding multiple monosaccharide ABC transporter permease: MSDTTVTSSSIRNLIKANIRNYSMVLMLALIMIIFSFLTDGVNLNSRNFTNIFMQNSYILLLAVGMVLVIIVGNIDLSVGSVAAFIGAISAMLYNSGANMFVTILLSIILGVLIGAFQGAWIAYAKIPAFIVTLAAQLLFRGLTYIITNVSPISLRDDNFKQIASGMANINVLTINGVYYTALVAGVVVFLIYVVLEIQGRRNKIKYGFKVSPMSFFIIKLLVIGLLIFGLSQRFATYRGIPIVVIVLGVTIIFFSFITNNTVIGRYIYAVGGNARSAKLSGINSELVVFVVQLIMGGLTGLAGVVFTGYMNSALPQAGNNFELDAIAACFIGGASASGGIGTVIGAIVGGLVMAAINNGMSLMNIQAQWQYVVKALVLLLAVFYDIYTRRKTGLG, from the coding sequence ATGAGCGATACGACAGTCACATCTTCATCTATCAGAAATCTTATTAAGGCAAACATACGGAATTATTCCATGGTCCTGATGCTTGCCCTGATTATGATAATATTCTCTTTTTTAACTGATGGCGTAAATCTCAATTCTCGTAATTTTACCAATATTTTCATGCAGAACAGTTATATTCTTCTGCTCGCAGTTGGAATGGTTCTGGTAATAATTGTAGGAAATATAGATCTCTCCGTAGGTTCGGTTGCTGCTTTTATCGGTGCTATTAGTGCCATGCTCTATAATTCTGGTGCCAATATGTTTGTAACCATATTGTTAAGCATCATTCTCGGTGTACTTATTGGTGCGTTTCAGGGAGCATGGATTGCTTACGCAAAGATTCCTGCTTTTATTGTTACTTTGGCAGCGCAATTACTCTTCAGGGGTCTCACGTATATCATTACTAATGTAAGCCCCATATCCCTACGGGATGATAATTTTAAACAAATAGCATCCGGTATGGCAAATATAAATGTTCTCACAATTAATGGGGTGTATTACACAGCTCTAGTAGCAGGTGTAGTAGTATTTCTCATATATGTGGTTTTAGAGATTCAGGGGCGGCGAAATAAAATAAAATATGGTTTTAAAGTTTCTCCTATGAGCTTTTTTATAATTAAACTGTTGGTAATAGGACTCTTAATTTTTGGACTAAGCCAACGTTTTGCAACGTACCGCGGTATACCAATAGTGGTGATTGTATTAGGGGTAACTATTATATTCTTTAGCTTTATTACTAATAATACGGTAATAGGCCGCTATATCTATGCTGTCGGTGGAAATGCACGATCTGCAAAGCTGTCCGGTATCAATTCTGAATTAGTTGTATTTGTAGTTCAGCTCATAATGGGGGGACTAACTGGTCTTGCTGGAGTTGTGTTTACTGGTTATATGAACTCTGCTCTTCCGCAAGCTGGTAATAACTTTGAACTTGATGCGATTGCAGCATGTTTTATCGGCGGAGCTTCAGCAAGTGGTGGAATCGGTACGGTTATTGGTGCGATAGTAGGTGGACTTGTAATGGCTGCAATAAATAATGGAATGTCATTGATGAATATTCAGGCCCAGTGGCAATATGTGGTAAAAGCGTTGGTACTTCTCTTGGCTGTATTCTACGATATTTATACCCGAAGAAAGACTGGTTTGGGTTGA
- a CDS encoding MATE family efflux transporter, whose protein sequence is MKKIGPWSFYREALQIALPVMMQQLIMSLVSLIDNFMVAGLGDAKMAAVNVANQVNFVYLVVLWTLCGAGGIYLAQFRGANDAEGMKQAYRFKTLMALIISAIYFVVLWTIPERLIAMMTMGNSAQAEIVSDGADYLRLISFTLFPIAISTAIGTAFREIGLPRIPLVISVLSTLVNTFGNYILIYGNLGAPRLEITGAAIATITARLIEVGAFLIYIRLKAIDFYVPFLQLHHIKPKLMGEILGKSGMMVLSETTWVVSETVVTALYNSRGGAEVVAGMAAGWTIANIFFLVFGGIHAATAVVVGGVLGAGRLDEARNRANWLKFGAFIAGIVVGFGAVLSTLLIPLVFGNLTPNAQSITRGLVMVIALYMPIWTVLNAQFAISRAGGDTALGMYVDVSVNTLLFVPGAIILTLGTGIGPVLMFAIIKITDVVKYLIARWYLKKERWVRNLTVQP, encoded by the coding sequence ATGAAAAAAATAGGCCCTTGGTCTTTTTACCGTGAAGCCCTGCAAATTGCCCTGCCGGTGATGATGCAGCAACTTATCATGAGCCTCGTTTCACTCATTGACAATTTCATGGTTGCCGGTCTTGGAGATGCAAAAATGGCCGCCGTAAATGTGGCCAATCAAGTAAATTTTGTCTACCTCGTTGTGCTTTGGACCCTTTGTGGAGCCGGCGGCATTTATCTGGCTCAATTCCGTGGAGCCAATGATGCGGAAGGGATGAAACAGGCATACCGCTTTAAGACCCTCATGGCTCTCATTATTTCTGCCATTTACTTTGTTGTTCTATGGACGATTCCTGAACGGCTCATTGCGATGATGACTATGGGAAATTCTGCACAAGCGGAAATTGTTTCTGATGGAGCGGACTATCTCCGCCTCATTTCATTTACACTCTTTCCCATTGCAATATCAACTGCTATTGGCACCGCTTTCCGGGAAATCGGATTACCCCGTATACCCCTTGTTATATCAGTTCTATCGACGCTCGTTAATACATTTGGAAACTATATATTGATCTATGGAAACCTTGGTGCACCACGACTCGAAATTACCGGTGCAGCCATCGCAACTATTACCGCCCGCCTGATCGAAGTTGGAGCTTTTCTCATCTATATCCGACTCAAGGCGATTGATTTCTATGTACCCTTTTTACAACTTCATCATATCAAACCAAAACTTATGGGAGAAATTCTAGGTAAATCCGGAATGATGGTGCTTTCTGAAACAACTTGGGTGGTTTCAGAGACTGTTGTAACAGCCCTTTATAACAGCCGAGGAGGTGCAGAAGTAGTTGCCGGAATGGCCGCGGGCTGGACCATAGCAAACATCTTTTTCCTTGTCTTTGGCGGTATTCATGCAGCTACCGCTGTAGTTGTCGGTGGCGTCCTTGGGGCAGGCCGTCTCGATGAAGCCCGAAACCGGGCGAACTGGCTTAAATTTGGGGCTTTTATTGCAGGAATAGTGGTTGGTTTTGGGGCAGTTCTATCAACCTTGCTGATTCCTCTTGTTTTTGGCAACCTGACCCCCAACGCCCAAAGCATTACGAGAGGCCTCGTGATGGTAATTGCATTGTATATGCCTATATGGACAGTTCTTAATGCACAGTTTGCTATTTCTCGAGCAGGTGGAGATACTGCTCTTGGGATGTATGTGGATGTCTCAGTCAATACCCTCCTGTTCGTTCCGGGGGCTATTATACTCACCCTTGGAACCGGTATCGGACCAGTGCTCATGTTTGCAATCATTAAAATTACCGATGTGGTTAAATATCTAATAGCACGCTGGTATCTCAAAAAGGAACGCTGGGTTAGAAACTTAACAGTACAACCTTAA
- a CDS encoding YgaP family membrane protein: MQSNMGLIDRIIRIVLAVVVGIFILTGQLSGIAAIVLGILAVVFLLTSAIAFCPLYLPFHLSTKKKD, encoded by the coding sequence ATGCAATCGAATATGGGCCTTATTGACAGAATTATCCGCATTGTACTAGCTGTAGTGGTCGGTATCTTTATTCTCACCGGACAATTAAGCGGGATAGCAGCCATTGTGCTAGGAATACTTGCTGTAGTGTTCCTGCTTACTTCTGCCATAGCTTTTTGTCCACTCTACCTACCTTTCCATCTTTCTACAAAGAAAAAAGACTAA
- a CDS encoding M23 family metallopeptidase: MVSVHNYKRIENSIFRKTKSLVVSIAKHITSVIKKLVTLGSRQYTIMLIPHSEKQVFNLHVTVFSLLLVALILAGIIGSFFWYGSVYTDTKGALSIKESKLKEAQANLDQLRDETAQLLKSAKNFEAALSNTLSSLGIAAGSLNSNQNQSLGDLSSFFEVKETAQGTLKEVSEIRRLAGYLSSAAEPVKELGDLLNSQSSLLTDIPSLWPVKGGIGHISMYFGQNENPFTGQWYIHKGVDISTYRQGDPVVASADGQVVTVDYDIGGFGNYIIIKHKHGFYTRYAHLQSFRVQKGQKVQQGQIIGYIGNTGLSTGPHLHYEVHIGSDVVDPLKYLNIRASLAGVKK; the protein is encoded by the coding sequence GTGGTTTCGGTCCATAATTATAAACGAATAGAAAACTCAATTTTTAGAAAAACCAAGAGTCTGGTTGTTTCTATAGCTAAACATATTACATCTGTTATTAAAAAGCTTGTCACTTTGGGGAGTCGACAATATACCATTATGCTAATTCCCCATTCTGAGAAACAGGTGTTTAATTTACATGTTACTGTCTTTTCTTTACTTTTAGTCGCGCTTATTCTTGCTGGAATTATTGGATCATTTTTCTGGTATGGATCTGTATATACTGATACTAAGGGAGCTCTCTCTATAAAAGAAAGTAAACTGAAAGAAGCTCAGGCAAATCTGGATCAGTTGAGGGATGAAACTGCGCAACTATTAAAATCTGCTAAAAATTTTGAAGCGGCCCTTTCAAATACCCTCTCATCATTGGGTATTGCTGCAGGATCTTTAAATTCTAACCAGAATCAGAGTTTGGGTGATCTCTCGTCTTTTTTTGAGGTAAAAGAAACAGCCCAAGGTACCTTAAAAGAAGTAAGCGAAATTCGTCGTCTTGCAGGATATCTTTCCTCCGCAGCAGAACCGGTAAAAGAATTGGGAGATTTGCTTAATTCTCAAAGCTCATTATTAACTGATATTCCTAGCCTATGGCCGGTTAAAGGTGGTATTGGACATATATCAATGTATTTTGGGCAAAATGAGAACCCTTTTACCGGACAATGGTATATTCATAAAGGTGTTGATATTTCGACCTATCGTCAGGGAGATCCTGTTGTAGCTTCTGCTGACGGACAGGTAGTCACCGTCGATTATGATATCGGCGGTTTTGGAAATTATATCATCATCAAACATAAGCATGGATTCTATACCCGTTATGCACATCTGCAATCCTTTAGGGTTCAAAAGGGGCAAAAAGTCCAGCAGGGGCAGATTATTGGTTATATAGGCAATACCGGGCTTTCTACAGGTCCCCATCTTCATTATGAAGTACATATTGGTTCAGATGTCGTTGATCCACTTAAATACCTGAACATCCGTGCTAGTCTTGCTGGTGTAAAAAAATAA
- a CDS encoding bactofilin family protein: MPEKIFENFSINTIIGTGTYIEGSISSAGFTRIDGALKGDLAVQGRVVIGESARIRSNIAGTAVTVGGVVLGDIFAYERVTVLSTAVVLGTIITCRIQIDEGCIVHGNVVTCSSKEEWEQRCSAYKDALSIRRS, from the coding sequence ATGCCTGAAAAAATATTTGAAAATTTCTCAATTAATACAATTATTGGAACAGGGACCTATATTGAAGGATCTATCTCATCAGCTGGGTTTACTCGGATTGATGGTGCTCTTAAGGGGGATCTCGCTGTTCAGGGGCGAGTAGTGATTGGAGAAAGCGCCAGGATTCGCAGTAATATAGCTGGAACCGCGGTTACTGTTGGTGGAGTAGTTCTGGGGGATATTTTTGCCTATGAGAGGGTAACTGTTTTATCCACTGCTGTTGTGCTTGGTACGATCATTACCTGTCGCATTCAGATTGATGAAGGGTGTATCGTTCATGGTAACGTGGTAACCTGTTCTTCAAAAGAGGAATGGGAACAGCGGTGCTCAGCATATAAGGATGCATTGAGCATCAGACGGAGTTAA
- a CDS encoding YaaR family protein translates to MAKVDFPESQTPFFNPTLYSSTQAELKKQKKTGKALPISSFSKLVENSEEETYVESVSLPEGISSSEALQFLLDEVHTAGEALKEKPFQEQILHYKEAVRNFVKYVVDNSYAVEEKISGTNILKRKKFTIIQVIDKKLDQLAAGILAGQTNQIQILAKLDEIKGLLINLLQ, encoded by the coding sequence ATGGCAAAGGTTGATTTCCCAGAGAGCCAGACACCGTTTTTTAATCCCACCTTATATTCATCAACTCAGGCAGAATTAAAAAAACAGAAAAAGACGGGAAAGGCCCTGCCAATTTCCTCGTTTTCGAAGTTGGTAGAAAATTCAGAAGAAGAAACCTATGTCGAGTCGGTCTCTCTTCCTGAGGGGATTTCCTCATCTGAAGCGCTGCAATTTCTTTTAGACGAAGTACATACAGCAGGAGAAGCTCTTAAGGAAAAACCCTTTCAGGAGCAAATCCTTCACTATAAAGAGGCAGTACGGAATTTTGTTAAGTATGTAGTGGATAATTCCTATGCTGTGGAAGAGAAAATAAGCGGGACCAACATCCTAAAACGGAAAAAATTTACAATAATTCAGGTAATTGATAAAAAATTAGACCAATTGGCCGCAGGTATTCTCGCAGGCCAGACAAACCAGATTCAAATACTGGCAAAACTGGATGAAATTAAGGGATTGTTAATCAATCTGTTACAATAA
- a CDS encoding PSP1 domain-containing protein — MDNEIQHNGIHGDEFHQLEDSSYNDYSDTTGIAVPIGDSTEPLDPTLPVYRLRLPYSHETFQAVFTTDLLSVGAMVIVPTRYGKDIAQIIGLVENRGNLTIGEVVSIDRIATSEDIEKAQQNKEKEKEAFTICREKIISHRLDMKLVSVHYLLEESKILFFFTAESRVDFRELVKDLVSIFKTRIELRQIGVRDESRIVGGLGVCGRGYCCHTVSDKLKPVSIKMAKDQNLSLNSMKISGPCGRLLCCLAYEHSFYNEVRRQLPQEGCKLIWQDANWKVAEVDPVGGKIKVICEDGRQVYVPVSRFEKQDGRWRLIDL, encoded by the coding sequence ATGGATAATGAGATACAACACAATGGTATTCATGGAGATGAATTTCATCAATTGGAAGATTCTTCCTACAATGATTATTCTGATACTACCGGTATAGCGGTACCGATTGGAGATAGTACGGAGCCGCTAGACCCGACATTACCTGTTTATCGGCTCAGGCTTCCCTATTCTCATGAAACCTTTCAAGCTGTTTTTACAACAGATCTGTTGTCTGTGGGGGCTATGGTTATAGTTCCAACTCGTTATGGTAAGGATATAGCGCAGATTATTGGACTTGTTGAAAACCGGGGGAATTTAACCATAGGTGAGGTTGTTTCTATAGACCGAATCGCTACTTCTGAAGATATTGAAAAGGCTCAACAGAATAAGGAAAAAGAAAAGGAAGCGTTTACTATTTGCCGTGAAAAAATTATAAGTCATCGGCTCGATATGAAATTGGTATCAGTTCATTATCTTTTAGAAGAATCTAAAATTCTTTTCTTTTTTACCGCGGAAAGCAGGGTGGATTTTCGAGAGCTGGTTAAAGATTTGGTTTCGATTTTTAAGACAAGAATCGAATTACGGCAGATTGGTGTACGGGATGAATCACGGATTGTAGGTGGATTGGGCGTTTGCGGAAGAGGTTATTGTTGTCATACGGTTTCAGATAAACTAAAGCCTGTGTCTATTAAGATGGCGAAGGATCAAAACCTGTCTCTTAATTCTATGAAAATATCTGGTCCCTGTGGACGACTCCTCTGCTGTTTAGCCTATGAACATTCATTTTATAATGAAGTCCGCAGACAGCTTCCGCAGGAAGGATGTAAACTTATCTGGCAGGATGCAAATTGGAAGGTTGCCGAGGTTGATCCTGTTGGCGGTAAAATTAAAGTGATTTGTGAAGACGGCCGGCAGGTTTATGTACCCGTCAGCCGTTTTGAAAAACAGGATGGCCGCTGGAGACTTATAGATTTGTAA
- a CDS encoding class I SAM-dependent methyltransferase yields MRQFYEDLLEYYDDIFPLEQDRIDFIQTQVPLPAGTVPKILDVGCATGTTAVALIKKGYYVTGIDLNTAMIQSANRRNPEPKTNGRFLHMNMLEVAHYVPPSSLDAVLCLGNTLVHLNNAEEIGDFFRDVQKLLKPGAPFIFQVINYDHILENKLTSLPDIVTSRCRFVRRYEPVQDETALNFIASLYSSTDQLLFQDVRRLYLARKAELTELLHRSGFKAIDYYADFSGRPFDGTSLALVGVARLFTNL; encoded by the coding sequence GTGCGACAGTTTTACGAAGATCTACTTGAATACTATGATGATATTTTTCCCCTCGAACAGGATCGAATTGATTTTATTCAAACACAGGTACCTTTACCAGCGGGAACTGTTCCCAAAATTCTGGATGTAGGCTGTGCAACAGGGACTACCGCAGTAGCTCTCATCAAAAAAGGCTACTATGTAACAGGTATTGACCTTAATACAGCTATGATTCAGAGCGCAAACCGCAGAAACCCTGAACCTAAGACAAATGGCCGCTTTTTACACATGAATATGCTCGAAGTAGCTCACTATGTTCCACCATCTAGTCTCGATGCAGTGCTCTGTCTGGGAAATACGCTGGTACATCTGAACAATGCAGAAGAGATTGGAGATTTCTTCAGGGATGTCCAGAAGCTATTAAAACCTGGCGCACCTTTTATTTTTCAGGTAATTAATTACGACCATATACTAGAGAACAAACTAACCAGCCTTCCCGATATAGTAACAAGCCGCTGCCGTTTTGTCCGGCGTTATGAACCTGTTCAAGATGAAACGGCCTTGAACTTTATTGCCTCTCTCTATTCATCGACGGATCAACTGCTTTTTCAGGATGTACGTCGTTTATACCTTGCCCGAAAAGCAGAACTTACTGAATTGCTGCATCGAAGCGGTTTTAAAGCAATTGACTATTATGCTGATTTTTCTGGCCGCCCCTTCGATGGAACATCATTGGCATTGGTGGGCGTAGCCAGACTTTTTACAAATCTATAA
- a CDS encoding beta-galactosidase, translating into MSHNLLWGVDWYPEQWDKTLWESDVQRMAEQGFQVVRMMEFAWPILEPRPGNYDFSLFDSVIDILEKYKLTVVLGTPTAIMPVWLVDQDPTILAVHPNRLTRDFGCRRMGCMNAPVYQKAARQLVQAIADHYGPRQSIIGWQIDNEIGHEGSDHCVCDHCRAAWHRWLEKRYETIEELNRRWGTIFWGSTYTRFDQIPLPRQQVATNHNPALLLDYDRFSSDTAVSWAEAQVQIIRQKARAHQFITTNLYPAPLAQCIDMEDMVRIMDAAGWDNYPVWGNQDEPLPYFFTSYVLSYVRGLHPSGNFKVMEEFSGIQGHTQLGHLPPPEQVALWTNQAIARGANAIFYFRWRTAPYAQEQLCYGIRDTDNTETERERHIITNMQNLSPVLKTFASEPVPAEACLVYDRDTSRLIREQPLSLGMDRRPTSYMQVGYDAELARWFAPYVLYNVNCDIKSTKSVNLDNYKLISLPFYQITDEAFVQKLSDWVARGGHLVLGWRSGSRTTDNWNIDRPLPGLFRELAGIRVTNFEALGTGSTGICLKDTLIHQFISKIITCKGEVWADILEPETATIIARYRDSKKHYTGKPAFTRNKYGQGFVWYLGTSPDPKTTFFLYKSILKQAGLAGRFLGLGIEAVQRITQEGKTVMVLLNHTSKKKRVLGKIIPPWGTLVIDSI; encoded by the coding sequence ATGTCTCACAATTTGTTATGGGGGGTTGATTGGTATCCAGAACAATGGGATAAAACCCTTTGGGAGTCCGATGTTCAGCGGATGGCAGAACAGGGCTTTCAGGTAGTACGTATGATGGAATTTGCCTGGCCTATTCTTGAACCTCGCCCAGGGAATTATGACTTTTCACTTTTCGATTCGGTAATCGATATTCTCGAGAAATATAAACTTACTGTTGTGCTCGGTACGCCTACCGCCATCATGCCTGTCTGGCTTGTGGACCAGGATCCAACCATACTTGCGGTACATCCGAACCGCTTGACCCGAGATTTTGGCTGTCGCCGTATGGGGTGTATGAATGCTCCTGTCTACCAGAAGGCGGCCCGGCAACTTGTCCAAGCAATTGCTGATCACTATGGTCCCAGACAGAGTATTATTGGCTGGCAGATTGATAACGAAATTGGTCATGAGGGCTCGGATCATTGCGTATGCGACCATTGCCGGGCCGCCTGGCATCGCTGGCTCGAAAAGCGCTACGAAACCATCGAGGAGCTTAACCGCCGCTGGGGAACCATCTTCTGGGGGAGCACCTACACCCGCTTTGACCAGATTCCCCTACCCCGTCAACAGGTAGCCACAAACCACAATCCAGCGTTGCTACTAGACTACGACCGGTTCTCATCGGATACAGCAGTTTCCTGGGCAGAAGCCCAGGTTCAAATTATCCGGCAAAAGGCTCGAGCCCATCAATTTATAACTACCAATCTCTATCCAGCACCTCTTGCCCAATGCATCGATATGGAAGACATGGTCCGTATCATGGATGCTGCTGGCTGGGACAATTATCCAGTTTGGGGCAACCAGGATGAACCGCTCCCTTACTTTTTTACTTCCTATGTACTCTCCTATGTGAGGGGCCTTCACCCATCGGGGAATTTTAAGGTCATGGAAGAATTTTCCGGTATCCAAGGGCACACCCAGCTGGGGCACCTGCCACCCCCAGAACAGGTTGCACTCTGGACAAATCAAGCCATCGCCCGAGGAGCCAATGCCATTTTCTATTTCCGCTGGCGTACCGCTCCCTATGCTCAAGAACAGCTCTGTTATGGCATCCGAGACACGGATAATACCGAAACCGAACGGGAGCGGCACATCATTACAAATATGCAAAACCTCAGTCCGGTTTTAAAAACCTTTGCATCAGAGCCTGTACCTGCAGAGGCTTGCCTTGTTTACGACAGGGACACATCCCGCCTCATCCGCGAACAACCCCTTTCTCTTGGTATGGATCGGCGCCCCACTTCTTACATGCAAGTAGGTTATGATGCAGAACTAGCCCGCTGGTTTGCTCCCTATGTGCTTTATAATGTTAATTGTGACATAAAAAGCACCAAGTCGGTTAATCTGGATAACTATAAACTTATATCCCTACCGTTCTATCAAATTACCGATGAAGCCTTTGTTCAAAAACTTTCAGACTGGGTCGCCAGAGGTGGGCACCTAGTTCTCGGCTGGAGATCTGGAAGCCGTACCACCGACAACTGGAATATAGACCGGCCTCTACCCGGCCTTTTCCGTGAATTAGCCGGAATACGGGTCACTAATTTTGAAGCCCTCGGTACAGGATCGACCGGAATCTGCCTCAAAGATACGCTCATTCATCAATTTATATCAAAAATTATCACTTGCAAAGGCGAAGTATGGGCCGATATACTTGAACCAGAGACAGCGACAATTATAGCCCGCTATCGGGATTCAAAGAAACACTATACAGGAAAACCGGCTTTTACCCGAAACAAATACGGGCAAGGCTTTGTGTGGTATCTGGGCACTTCTCCGGATCCCAAGACAACCTTTTTTCTGTATAAATCGATTCTGAAACAGGCAGGGTTAGCGGGTCGTTTTCTTGGCTTAGGTATAGAGGCAGTTCAACGAATAACTCAGGAAGGGAAAACAGTGATGGTGCTCTTAAACCATACGTCTAAGAAAAAGCGTGTTCTTGGCAAGATTATCCCACCCTGGGGCACCTTAGTAATTGATAGCATATAA
- the thyX gene encoding FAD-dependent thymidylate synthase yields MAHCIVEEAEAILDKEFSVLDKGFVRLVDYLGSDERVVQAARVSYGAGTKSYREDAALIDYLLRNEHTSPFEQVVLTFHIKLPIFVARQMIRHRTARLNEISGRYSVMKDDFYIPAPEDVALQSSDNKQGRAEEPLAPEAAEAVRNLLALGQKESYDDYVRLVNQGIARELARINLPLSLYTEWYWQMDLHNLFHFFKLRLDAHAQKEIRVYARVMFDITRKVAPRCCESFERHILGGVRFSQEELLELKRRLKMERDLDTRDSGEPLSGKALERFEEKLRSGRQL; encoded by the coding sequence ATGGCCCATTGTATTGTTGAGGAAGCAGAAGCGATTCTTGATAAGGAATTTTCTGTTTTAGATAAGGGTTTTGTTCGGCTTGTCGATTATCTTGGGAGTGATGAACGGGTTGTTCAGGCAGCCCGAGTCTCCTATGGCGCGGGGACCAAAAGCTATCGGGAAGATGCGGCTCTGATCGACTATCTTTTACGGAATGAACATACATCTCCCTTTGAACAGGTTGTTCTTACTTTTCATATTAAGCTTCCCATTTTTGTGGCCCGCCAGATGATTCGTCATCGAACTGCCCGGCTTAATGAAATATCAGGCCGCTATTCGGTTATGAAAGACGATTTTTATATCCCTGCACCGGAAGATGTGGCGCTCCAGAGCAGCGATAATAAGCAGGGTCGTGCAGAGGAACCCCTAGCACCAGAAGCGGCTGAAGCGGTTCGGAATTTGCTGGCCCTTGGTCAAAAGGAATCCTACGATGACTATGTACGACTTGTGAATCAAGGGATCGCCCGAGAACTTGCACGGATTAATCTTCCGCTCTCCCTCTATACTGAATGGTATTGGCAGATGGATTTGCATAACCTCTTTCATTTTTTTAAGCTCAGGCTCGATGCCCATGCCCAGAAGGAAATTCGAGTCTATGCCAGGGTTATGTTTGATATAACGAGAAAAGTAGCACCCCGCTGTTGTGAGTCCTTTGAGCGGCATATCTTAGGTGGTGTACGATTCTCTCAAGAAGAGTTACTAGAACTGAAGCGTCGTTTGAAAATGGAGAGAGATTTAGACACAAGAGATTCTGGGGAACCTTTAAGCGGAAAGGCATTAGAACGCTTTGAAGAAAAGCTGCGCTCGGGGCGCCAGCTGTGA